In the genome of Fusobacterium necrogenes, one region contains:
- a CDS encoding RNA methyltransferase produces MRNKVYLGLVHYPVYNKNNNVVCTSVTNFDIHDISRSCRTYNIAGYRLIVPVDAQKMLTERIIGYWQEGTGGQFNKDREDAFSITKVMNSIEDTIAEIEKREGQRPVIIATSARVFSNTIKYKELSNKLLEDDKPYLLLFGTGWGLTDEVMDMSDSVLEPIRANTEYNHLSVRAAVAIILDRLLGEK; encoded by the coding sequence ATGAGAAATAAAGTTTATTTAGGATTAGTTCACTATCCTGTATATAATAAAAATAATAATGTAGTGTGTACGTCGGTTACAAACTTTGATATACACGATATTTCAAGAAGTTGTAGAACATATAATATAGCTGGGTATAGACTTATAGTTCCAGTAGATGCCCAAAAGATGTTGACTGAAAGAATAATTGGTTATTGGCAAGAAGGAACAGGAGGACAATTTAACAAAGATAGAGAAGATGCTTTTTCTATTACTAAAGTGATGAATAGTATAGAAGATACTATTGCTGAAATAGAAAAAAGAGAAGGGCAAAGACCTGTTATAATAGCTACTTCAGCTAGAGTTTTTTCTAATACAATAAAATATAAAGAGTTATCTAATAAGTTATTAGAAGATGATAAACCATATCTATTATTGTTTGGAACAGGATGGGGGCTTACAGATGAGGTAATGGATATGTCTGATTCTGTTCTTGAACCAATTAGAGCTAATACAGAGTATAATCATCTTTCTGTAAGAGCAGCAGTAGCTATCATATTAGACAGATTATTAGGAGAAAAATAA
- a CDS encoding gamma carbonic anhydrase family protein — MIYKLGEKTPKIGENNYIAENATVIGEVVTNENVSIWFGAVVRADMSKITVGRDSNIQDNCTVHGDTSYPVTIGERVTIGHNCIIHGCTIGDNCVIGMGSILLNESVIPKNCLVAAGSVVTPKLQAGEGSLIAGSPARVIRPLNEENKEYLLHAYKVYLEDIDKYKDLKKLNRREDEK, encoded by the coding sequence ATGATATATAAGTTGGGAGAAAAAACTCCAAAAATAGGAGAGAATAACTATATAGCGGAGAATGCCACTGTAATAGGAGAGGTAGTTACAAATGAAAATGTATCTATCTGGTTTGGAGCTGTTGTGAGAGCTGATATGAGCAAGATTACTGTGGGAAGAGATTCTAATATTCAAGATAATTGTACAGTTCATGGAGATACTTCATATCCAGTAACTATAGGAGAGAGAGTAACTATTGGACACAACTGCATTATACATGGTTGTACTATTGGAGATAACTGTGTAATCGGTATGGGAAGTATACTTTTAAATGAAAGTGTAATTCCTAAAAACTGTCTAGTAGCTGCTGGTTCTGTTGTAACTCCAAAACTCCAAGCAGGAGAGGGGAGTTTAATAGCTGGATCTCCAGCAAGAGTAATTAGACCCTTGAATGAAGAAAACAAAGAGTATCTTTTACATGCCTATAAAGTTTATTTAGAAGATATAGACAAATATAAGGATTTAAAAAAGTTAAATAGGAGAGAAGATGAGAAATAA
- the trmD gene encoding tRNA (guanosine(37)-N1)-methyltransferase TrmD, giving the protein MKINILTLFPEMFSGFKSESIIGKALEKNLLEINIVNIRDFCYDKHKQADDMPFGGGAGMVIKPEPLFRALETVKGKVIYTTPQGVKFNQKLAIELAQEEEITIIAGHYEGIDERVVESKVDLEVSIGDFVLTGGELPAMMMADCIARLVPGVIKKESYENDSFFNGLLDYPHYTRPAEYEGMKVPEVLLSGHHKNIETWRLKESLKRTYLRRRDLLVGRELSKEEKKLLAEIKRELGKEKNDI; this is encoded by the coding sequence ATGAAAATTAATATTCTTACTCTTTTTCCTGAGATGTTTTCAGGATTTAAAAGTGAAAGTATAATAGGAAAAGCTCTTGAAAAAAATCTTTTAGAGATAAATATTGTAAATATCAGAGATTTTTGTTATGACAAACATAAACAAGCTGATGATATGCCTTTTGGTGGAGGAGCTGGAATGGTTATAAAACCAGAGCCACTTTTTAGAGCTCTAGAAACTGTAAAGGGAAAGGTAATCTATACCACTCCTCAAGGCGTGAAATTTAATCAAAAACTTGCTATTGAGTTGGCTCAGGAAGAGGAGATAACTATCATAGCTGGACACTATGAGGGAATAGATGAGAGAGTAGTAGAGAGTAAAGTTGATTTGGAAGTTTCCATTGGGGATTTTGTTTTGACAGGGGGAGAGTTACCAGCTATGATGATGGCAGATTGTATAGCTAGACTTGTTCCTGGTGTAATCAAAAAAGAATCCTATGAGAATGACTCTTTTTTCAATGGACTTTTAGATTATCCTCACTATACAAGACCAGCTGAATATGAGGGGATGAAAGTTCCTGAAGTGTTACTTTCTGGACACCACAAGAATATAGAAACTTGGAGATTAAAGGAGAGTTTGAAAAGAACTTATCTAAGAAGAAGAGATCTACTTGTGGGAAGAGAGTTAAGCAAAGAGGAGAAAAAGCTTTTAGCTGAGATTAAAAGAGAGCTTGGAAAGGAAAAAAATGATATATAA